Below is a genomic region from Persicimonas caeni.
CAGAGCGTTGGACAGCAAATTGGCGAAGATTTGGCGCAAGCGCACCGCATCGCCGTCGATGACGACGGCCTCATCGGTGGTTGTTCGAAACGCGAGGTCGATGCCCTTTTCGTCGAAGCGCGCCCGATGATCCGCCACCAGGCCCTCCAAGATGTCGCGCAGGTTGATGGGCTGGGGCTTCAGTTCGACTTTTCCGCGAAGGAGCGACGCGGCCAAGAACAGGTCGTCGAGCAAGGCCTTCATGTGACCGACTTGTCTTTTGACGATCTGCTTGACCTTGTGGAGCCGCTTGTCGGCGCTGTCGACGAGATCGAGCACGGCCATCGCACTGAGCAAGCTCGCCAGGGGATTGCGAAGCTCGTGGCCCAGAATCGCCAGGAATTGGTCCTTCTCCTGGTCGCGCTGCTCGAGTTTGTCGACGAGGCGCTTCATCTCGGTGATGTCGATCACGAAGCCGGCGTGTTGGGTCGGCCGTCCCTGAGGATCCACCAGCGTGCGGGCGACCTCCTTGATGTGGATCCAATCACGTTTCTGATGGCGGACGCGGTACTCGAGCTCGAAGCCCTCGCCGGCGGCGGTCGCGGCGTGAACGACTGACAGGCAGCGCTCGATATCGTCGGGGTGAACGCGGTCGATCCACCACTGACGAGGGAGGGAGTTCGGCAGCGGCTCGTCGTACCCGAGCAGGTTCTCGAGACCGGCGTGGAAGCTGACAGTCCCTTCGTCGAGATCGCTGACGTAGGAGAACGCGCCGCTGATTTCGAGGGCCATCTGCAAGCGCGCCCGCACCGAGCTTTCGTGACGCTGGGCAGATCGCCGCTGGGTGACGTCGGTAACGAAGCCGACGAGTTCGGTTTCGGCGTCTTGTCCGGCCCTCACAGGCGAGAGCCAATCCTCGAGCCAACGATAGCCGCCATCTTCGTGGGTGAGGCGATATTCGAAGAGACGTGGTGCGTCGGGGCGGTCGCGCAGGAATTGGCCGATCTGTTCGGGGATGGCGCTGTCGTCGGGGTGGAGGAGGCGGCCGAGCCAAAGCGGCCCGCCGCTAGCAGCCTCGTCATCTACTCCTCCCAGGACCGACTCTAGGCCGAGGGTGAAGCAAACGTGCGGCCTGCCGTGCTCGTCGAGCGCGAGCCGATAGATGAACGAACCGCCGCTTTGGAGGGCCGAACGGACCGTCTCTAGCTGTTCGGACACAGACATCAAGGGGCCCCCCTGTCGGTGGCGATATGCTGGGCAGCACTGGCTGGCGTGATTTACTCCCTAACGCTAACCACCCAATCTCGATTTCCAGCCAAAAGAGCTCACCAGCCCATCGACTGTTCTTCGTCTTGTTCGATGGTGAGCATGGTGCCCGTGTAGACGAGCCACACGCCAAAACCGACCACGGAGCCGAAGAACCAGGTGAAGATCTGGCTGATGATATGCCCGACTTTGCCCGTCGCCATAAAGATCTGGCTGCCCGCGCCGCCCAGGCAGGCGAAGACGAAGACGAGGCCGATGCTTGCCGCGATGAGCACCGCCAGAAGGGCGACGTGGCGTTTGGCCCACTCGAAGCCGGTCGACAGGCTGTCGAAGATGCCGTCGCCGCGGCCCACCAGATAAAAGGCGGGCAGCATGAAGTAGCCGACGGCCAGTCCCGGCAGAATGCAGAGCACGATGCCGACGGTGAACGCGATGGTGAAGACCAGGTAGAAGAGCGCGCCGCGGTTGATCCCGGTGCCGATTTGGCCGACGACCTCCATGATCGAGAGGCTGCGGCCCTCTTTCCATGCGCGGCGCACCGGCCCGAAGGTGGCGACGCCCACGCCCATCTGCACAAATCCGAGCAAGACCGTCAGGCCCATGAACGCCCAGAACTGGGGGCCGAACAGATCGAGGATGGCCGTCGGGCCGGCCTGACCCGACGAGATATTCTCCAGCGCCTCTTGCTGCGAGGCGGGGTCGACGCCCAGCGCCAGCGAGCCGACGGTGGTGATCAGCGAGATGAGCAGCCAGACCGCCGAGTAGCTTCCCCACGCGCTCAACAGGGTGGCGGCGTGGTCGCGCCACAGCTCCTTGATGACGTCGAGCACCGTATCGAAATTCGCCTTGCGGTGCGGCGAGCCGGTCGGCCTCGGGGCGGCGACATCGGCTTGCGGGTCGTGCGTGGCAGGAGTTTCGTACGGGTTGGGGCTCTGGTTGTCGTCCATCGGTCGTGTCCCAAAATAGGGGGGGCATGTCGGTGGGAGTGTAGCCACGCAGCGAAGCGATGCCAAGCGCGTTGGTACGGCAATGGTGAGCAGCGAGAGCTCCGGGGCACGAAGAGCTCTCGCTGCTCGAGTTCTCAGGGCCCGAACAGGTGCGACGCCGCAGCCGGCGTCATTCCCGAGTTGCTGTGGCCCACGTTGGGCACGAAGTCGAGCGTCCAGTTGAACGGCACGCCCAGTGACTGCGCCGCTTGTTGGCCCACCGAATAGTAGAACTGACCGCGTTCCAGGCGGTTGTATCCCTGATAGTCGGCCTCGGCTCTCGTGCGCAGGTACGAATCACGCACCGTGTCCTCCTCGCCGAGGAGCACCACGAGGTTGTGGGCGAACATCTTGCGCTGGCGAGTCGCATCGGGCGGAGCACCCTGGAGCCCGTAGGGCATGTAGTAGTTGCGGTCGTTTCCGCCGCCGTCACTCGGCAGCGTCCACCAGCCGGGGTTGGCGGCGACGGCCTTTTCGACGCGCGCGTCGGGTCGGAAGGTCAGCAGACGGTGGACGAATTGGCCACCGGCGCTGTGGCCGTAGATCGAGTATTTGCACGTTCCCAGTCCCAACTCGGTCCTCACCGCCTCGAAGAGGTGCTCGATCTCGCTGTGGGTGTAGTTGTTCGGGTCGCGCCACTGATACGAGCGGTACGTGCCCGTGTACGGCGTTCCCGAGGTGCCCACGCCCAGGTTGTAGTCCTCCGAGCCGGGGTAATAGGTCTTCGGGAACTCGGGGGCGATCGCCAGCACGTTGCGCCCGTCGACGTGACTGCGCCACTTGTCGAGGTACTCGTCGGCGTTTCGGTTGGCTCCGTGCATGATGAACACGATCTTGCCGGTGGCCGGATTGAAGCTCGGGCTGCGGTGGGTGTAGGCGTTGAGTAGGTTGCCGTCGCGCGCCACGAAACGCAGCACGCCGCGGCTCGAGGTCAACGCCGAGGTGTTTTGCAGCACCGACGGATAGGGATCTGCTGCGCAGGTCGAGTTCGTCGGGGGCTGGCTGCCGGTGTCGGGTGAACTTCCGGTGTCGGCATATCCGCCCGTGTCGGTCTGGCTGCCGGTGTCGGTC
It encodes:
- a CDS encoding hybrid sensor histidine kinase/response regulator; translated protein: MSVSEQLETVRSALQSGGSFIYRLALDEHGRPHVCFTLGLESVLGGVDDEAASGGPLWLGRLLHPDDSAIPEQIGQFLRDRPDAPRLFEYRLTHEDGGYRWLEDWLSPVRAGQDAETELVGFVTDVTQRRSAQRHESSVRARLQMALEISGAFSYVSDLDEGTVSFHAGLENLLGYDEPLPNSLPRQWWIDRVHPDDIERCLSVVHAATAAGEGFELEYRVRHQKRDWIHIKEVARTLVDPQGRPTQHAGFVIDITEMKRLVDKLEQRDQEKDQFLAILGHELRNPLASLLSAMAVLDLVDSADKRLHKVKQIVKRQVGHMKALLDDLFLAASLLRGKVELKPQPINLRDILEGLVADHRARFDEKGIDLAFRTTTDEAVVIDGDAVRLRQIFANLLSNALKFTPSDGRVEVILTATSQTVDVTVSDTGEGIDPGVLERLFDPFRQGPQTIAREKGGLGLGLAIAKGFVELHGGTLTAHSAGSGRGSNFVVELPRESDTQTTEPATDSAARDFTDRRALLVEDNEDFAHLFQLQLEQKGLVVAWDTDGHAALERVEEFEPDIIFCDIGLPGGYSGYDVIEKLRQNDTFVTTPIIAITGYGQQTDQDSAHRVGCTEYVTKPLDPAQLDELLTKHLA